From the genome of Triticum aestivum cultivar Chinese Spring chromosome 1A, IWGSC CS RefSeq v2.1, whole genome shotgun sequence:
CGCGcgtcctgtaaactgagagagaggtagtagtaCCCTTAGGGCTGGCTTGACATTCCCAGATGTTGCATTGGCAATCGCAATCCTCCACCGATTGCAATGCAAGCACTTTTGACCTTGACTGACTGACGTACCATTGATAGTATATTTTCACTAAAACCATTAACATCACATATATTTAGATAAAATatatgatgtggcaagcaataaataaagaaaagagaggaaaatggtaacatagctagtactagtagtatgagGCTGCtcataatgggagtaacatagcaagtaacataacacatcccaagaAAAATTTGCTTACATGGCATGTATTTAATGAGAGAGAtggttggagtaacataatatgttactgtaacataacacatcccaaggcaaaatgagtctacatcttAATAAATGATGGTTTGCATGATACTACAtacatgttactccccactatgaaggtggtaacatagactagtaacatatgtatgttactagtctaagttactccccactatgactagtctgactaacatcacacatatcaatgCAAGATGAgtttatagcctaataaatgaagtgttgcatgttaccacacatatgttacccCCACtgtaaaggtagtaacatagactagtaacatacgcatgttactagtctatgttactacccatttgCTAGTCTAACTCAAGGAGCAAACTAGCTTCTCATATACATATAAGGATGTTACTAAACAAATCCTTCCACTTGTGCATGGTAATCACCACTCCTCCTGCTACCTTGGCTCCATCTGTCTGCTATCCTACCTTGGTGAGATTAATTAactagctagggttagggttaggctcCTCCACTTTGCTGGTAATACAATACATCTTGTCATGCTTACGTTTCACAATCAGAAAGGTTACACCTTTCTTTCTTAGTCAGGCCTACGCTTCATTTTCATCTGCTATAGTACTAGTTTAGCACTATTATTACACACACGCGGCACAAAGGACAGCCAGAAAGACAGAGAATTACAGTCGGGTGTGTACAGTAGTACCACGGAATGGAAGGAACGGAAGGAGAAATTCCACCTGAATGAATTGATTCTTCTTGTGGTACTATCACGACTAGTTCCGTACATGAAAAAAATGTGACTGAATTCTAGTACGTGGTACGTACATGGAACAAGATTTCTCCTTGTCTGAACCCAACCACTCATTGCCACGCGTCTTTCTATTTTAGTAATACTTGTAACTAACTCCACAGACTACTTCCTTCAAAAAAAAAACTCCACAGACTACTACCTCTTTTCCTAactataagacgtttttgcagtttgaAAACTGCAAGAatatcttatatttagaaacagagaagGTGCACTTACTTACCGGTAAACTACGGAAGAAAATGATGCATGCTCGTAAATAACAATGCGATTTTGCAAAATATCAGCTAGCTGAGATTTAACTATGTCGCACTCACGAGTCACGACCACAGCCTTTCAATCGGAGCACGCCGAGATACGTGCTCGTTGTTTTTGCTGATTGTCTAGTTATAGGCCTATGTAACTGTTATGGgccttttttcatacacatttttcATGTTGGTGTTGTCACAGAAAGAGAacctatttatttttttctattatCCTCCTTGCTGTTGGCTTTTATGGACGTGGGTTGTTGGCGATCCTATTTCCCGCACAGGTCGACGAGTAGCCAGGTAACGCAAACCTCCTTTTATTTCGCTAGGTAAGATTTTGCCCACCCATATAGAGAGGCTACCttttttggttttgggaaggttctaaaACCTTACCACCATTTTTTAGTGTTTTCTTCTGGTTTTTTCAGTTTGGTGTCTTTTTTCATCTTCATTTTTtcatttgttttgcattttctaaTTCATGAATACCTATACAATCTGGTTATTTTTTAATTTACGAATATGctttgattttaaaaaattgtgaaGATTTTTCATTTTCACGAACAATATTTCATATTTataatatttttcctttttctgtattctcaaacattttttgaattcacgaacaaTTTTGAATTCTCAAACTTGCTTTTTGGAAttatgaacatttttccaaattctcaacattttttaaATGGACAATCGTTtttaaatcaagaacatttttccaaattctcaacattttttaaataaacaatctttttttaaatcaagaacatttttcaaTTCTCCAAACATCTTTTGAATTCGTGGACATTCAAATTATGAACATTTATGGAATTCATGATtattattttcaaattcatgaacatttcctgAATTAGCGATTTTTTTAATTCTGCGCACTTTTATGGAATTTGCTATCATTTTTGAAATTGTGAAGATCTTTTTCAGTTTCATATTTTTTAACTCACGAATTTTTCAAATATGTGGTTTGGTTTCAAAGTTGGGAATATTTTTTATATTCATAAACACTCTTTAAAAATATAAAAATTATTTTAAATAGAAAATGACTGAAAATAAAATGTCGTCTGAGAAAACAGATAAAAATCAAATAGAAGAATCTTACGCCAtatatcccaaaataagtgtcgctgactTTGTACAACTTTGGTGCCGGAGGGAATATGTTTTTTTTCTAGCCTACGTGCTCTATGTTATGTTTTTAGGTAACATGAGCCGTACGTTGTCAAAAGAATTGGGCAAGTCCTATATGGGGCGGCCCACAGGAGCGCCATGGGGGTGCGCGTTCTTGACACTCAGCACTCCACGCGCTAAATACAAGGACCCGCGGGTCGGGCTTTGTTTTTAGCATTCAGCTATCATAtgctcattcttcttcttcttacgcTTCTTTCTCTATGCAGTTGTTTTTCTGGTGTTTATTTCGTCTGCAGGAAGGTACTTAGTCATTGTTTgactttttctcaaaaataattAAGCATTGTTCATTATTTTTTGCGCGGGAGCATCACTTTTTTTTTCTTATTCAAGTGGAAGGGTACATGGTTATTATTTTCATGTGAATCTGGATGTAGAATCCCTTTTCATCATGGTAATTTAGAATGTATCTATCTAACATCAAATCCAAATATAGAGTAGTCAAAATGTTTAtctccaaaaaattaaaaaataatggATCTGGTTGATGCCCCCATTTGCAATATTCGACGATCTGATTTTTGAACCCCAAGCAAAAAACTTGATGTTCGAAACTGCCAAAAACAGTATTATTCATTCAGTTATATTTTCAACAGTTTAAATTCATATAATATTTTTTGACATGTGACAATCTATGGGTATTTTCCTTCTTGTGTCACAATTAGGTAACTTCATATATTAAATTAATAACCTTGGCAATAATGATATGTAGGAGCCATTAGAGATAGATTAATGTACGTGTGTGTGATTTGGCTTATTTTAATAACGCGGTCTTCTTTTTGTACGTGGGATTTAAATTCTTTTTCAGTCGGGCATATGATTTTTTTTAGTTGGACAACCTTCTTCTTAACGTGAGGCTTCTGGACTCCTTTTGTAGTTTTCTTTCTTATCTTTCTCAATGTGCACATGCACGTGGTTTTTGTATAGATGGAAAATAGGGGTGTGTGCTCGTATGAGGAGAAGGCAAATGTTTGTACGTACCTTTttacttttttttagaaaaacgtGATTTATTGGAAACATGGGTGAGGAGGGCCTACTTTTTTAATAGCGTGAGTACTTTTTTCATACTGGGGTGTGGCCCTCTTTTCTAATAGCGTGAGGACTCTTTCTTATGtgtatttttttaataataaaGAAAGTTATTACGCTCAGGTTTTCCATTGTTGGGGTGGCGGACCTCAGATTTTTTTTTAACTTACTTCGTATCTACAACTTCATCCAACGGGCTTCAAACATATCGTGAATTCATCGGACGGTAAAAAAATATGTAACTAGAATTAACGTGGAGCCtcgtatggtgcctccaattagtaaatataagatataagatgtTTTTTTGGCTGATAATATACTTCAATTGTAACCTATTTTATTGCGTACTAGATTAATATGCTTTACTTCATTACTGCAACAAAACAGGCCATTGATACCCTCTAGTAAATCTTACTTCTCTTTTGATAAAGAGCATTCTTTTTATTGGCTCATAATGTACATCAGGGAGATATTAACACAATGAACATACACTCAAGATAATGCGCATGACAGGATGCACACAATCAACACCAATACACACATATAAAAGAATCACGCCGGCAAAACTTATACAAAAACGAAGTCATGCCTACGCGgagtaaaaaagaaagaaagagaaaatagAACAACGGTGATCCACACACGGACACGGAGCAGCCGCTGAGCCATCTTATTTCCGTAGCTAGCCTTCAAATTTTAGTAGTACCCTCAACTTATATAATACTAAAAGCATTCCTAATTAAAGAAATGAGCCGACCAAGAACTTAGGAATCCTTGGCATTTCTGCCAGCTTCTACTGGTTTGAGCTTGCACGGGCACGCGTGCCTTGCGAGGTGTGTGGTGCCACCCTTGGAACTGCCTGTTAGTATCTTGCAGCAGTGGTTGCACGCCGCGAATGTCAGCACCTTCCCGTTGATGTCGCGTGCAAATATCTTGGTGAAGTAATCCCAAACATCCGAGGTCTTCTTGCGCTTTTTCGAGAGCCCATGGTCAGCTTTTGGAGGTGCGCCTGCTGTTGCACTAGAGTTTGCAGTATCTAGCAATCccaatgagaaaggaaataaataaataaataaataaataagcttGCAGTGTCTTTCTAGCTAGGTTTCTCAATTGATATATGTATGTAAGACTAGCTCGAGCTTACCTGCGGAGTTGTCATGGTCACCAGGGTCACCGAGCAAGAGGTTCCCAAGTTCTGCAATGTAAGAGTTTAATCCTGGATGTGTTGAATTGGATAAAGCGTTGCTGCTTGGAGCTCCGAATGCTTGACCACTGTGGTTTCCTGCATCACAAGCAGGATTTTCAGAAATCCACAGGTTTCATTCGACAAGGACGGTGCTAGCTAGTGCTGAATGTTGTAGAGTAGTACTACCCCCCCATGAAGATAGATATTgttatttactactccctctgtttctaaatatttgtctttctagagattttaacaagtgactacatacggagggagtagtagttaccATTGCAAGATCCTGGATGGCATCCGACGCTGATGCATTTGGGAGTGTCGTCGTAGTCGGTTGAGTCTGTCTCGAATACATGGCACAGGACTAAACCATGCTACATGCATGGATTAAGCAAGCAAGCGACGAGGTACATGCATGCATCATTGAATTAAATTAAACAACATTTAGTATGTCCAGACGAATATCATGTAGTGGTACTTGTGAGACCACCATTTTACTACATACCTGGACAGATCCGTGGAGACAATAATAGTAGACGTTCATGATCCAGTTGGTGTTGGTGCCCGGCAACGGCAATGCATCATCTCCCGTGGACGTGGGCGGGGAAGGGTGAAACTTGATGGTCCTCTTGACCCCGACAACCCCGTTGTGTCCCGCCCTGATCACCCTGTCGCTTGTCTGTTTTTTCCAAAACCCATTTGGTGTACGCAAATCCCTGCAAATTCATTCAtgcagaaatatatatatatatagtgcacaACAAGGGGGGATAAACATCTAGGAGTAGAATCCAAATTCAACATCCCTAGCTACCACCAACGCCAGAAACTACATCTACAAAGTACTCCGGCCAAGCTGTCCATAATCATATGGCTGCTGCTGGGTGGgacaggaagaggaagaggaagaggaagaggggacaTCGGGATCCCCCAGTCGGTGTCGGTGGGGGTGGAAAACAAAGGCTCAACATCGAAGCTCTCTTGGAGTTCCATTGCACCACCCACTCAAGCTCCTTTGCTACCTGGAATTGATTTTGGTGCTCTGCTTGACGTGGGGAAGAACTCAACGCGTAGATAGAAGCTAATGTGGATTGGATTGCTTGTTGCAGCCGCGAGGAAGAAATCAAACACACCCACCCCCTTATTTAAACCCACCCGCCCCTTTGTTTCTTTATACCCACCCACTATAGTTGCGCCCGGGCCCGACGCAACGCGGGCCGGGCATGGACATGCCTCGTCAGTCAACAACATCTATCATCGATAATAATATTTTGCCTCGTCAGACCACAAACAAACACACTCTTTCATTTCTTTCTAGATCGTATATTTTGCCCCATCCCCATCCATGCTTTACTCCTACTCCCCAGATTTTACCAACTTTTCATGCTTTTATGTTTACCcggatttgtactccctctgttccagcATACAAAACCTCACAAACTAGCTTTCAAAGTTTTAATACCTATCATCGATAATAATATTTTAATATATGAAGTACTATCTCCGTCAGGGTTTATTAGTCCCTTTGTATTTTATGTCAAATCTTGACCATAGATTTGATTAACAAACAAGACGTAGTATCTCATAGAACTTATATTATTAGATTTTGGTAAGAAGTTTTCAGTGGTACTATTTTTGTTGTATATAACCTATTTTTTACTAGTTAAATCCAAGGTCACAGTTGGACCTAACATATGAGGGgactaataaatcaggacggaggtagtagatggCAATGCCGACGACGAGAGCTCCTCTACATCGCTTAACGCGCCCATTGGGGAACCAACGCTCATACACGGCACACATGGGCTGCCCCAGTAAATCTCACCCCACCACTCACTCAATCATGCTGCTTCGGCCGCTAACTCACTCGCCCAACTATTTAGTTGGTTTTGTTTATGTTGTATAAGTTAAAAGGACATGATTTTTTCTGTTAATTCTGGAAAAAAGATATTATTTTTAAAAAATGAAGAATTTGGAGAAAAATGTTCATGGAATTAAATAAATTCATTATGAGACAAAACAGTcaccaatttaaaaaaaatcataaattataaaaaatggatccttccaaaataattatgcatttgaaaaaaaatagcGAATTTAAAAATATGaagacgacaacaacaacaacaataacaacaaagcctttagaATATGAGTTTTGAAAATTTTCACACATTTTAAAAAGGTTCATGAAATtttaaaatgaaaaataaaaaatagaaagaaaaaaacaaagaacgAAAGAAAACGCATTGAGAAAACCGGTGGAACAAGCTCCTAGGGCCGATCAACTTCCTATAGGTGACATGTGTGTCCTGTGTGCGCCGACCAGGGACTGacgtcttagggcatctccagccgcgcccccaggaaggcctccccaggcgattttttcgcgccggcgctgaaaaaacggcccagtcgcgcccccaggagcccgattttcgccggcttgggccgaaaacagcgccggcggacccaggccgaacccggcgcgctgaggggcgagctgttttggcgcgaaaaagacgcgggccagccgcgtcagcgactcggcgcctcgtcttcccccaacggcttcggttcccgcggggaatcaattgcaaggctgccgccggtcagccttgccattgattcctcacgggcggcgcgttcacgggacggcgcgccgacgcctccacTCCCTctcacgcgtacacacgggcgcggcccggCTATAAAAGTCGGCGGCCTCCGCTCACCTgcgcccacaccagccccgcccctcgccgccgtctaGCCCTTCCTctctccccgagcgccgccgcccagcccctccctctacctctTCCGAGCCCGCCCAGCCCCGCCTTCGCCATGGCAGAGCGCTTCCCCGGAGAtacggcggcggccaacggcttcggccgccgttcgctgcgcaaacaggagtcgtggctcctgttccaggcgaacatcccggcgccgccggacatgcgggcCGGGCCGAcagggtggaggctcagcgccgggggagtacccattcccccgttgcccgacgccgcggCGGACCCGaggtacttcgccgaggaggtcgacatcgtgcgcgcgtccctcaccgacgccgagctctccctcccccagtacgccgccgacaaccacgcggcctgggcAGCGTATTTCGAGTGCCGCCAACAGCAGcgcttggcgtccaccaacggcgcgccggtggtcggcagccggcagaacagcgagggacgctacctctggtggggcgtccccggccgcacactcgagggcgtgctcacgtacctcgagggaggcaacgacccgccgttggcgtaccccccggcgagggtggccgccccggcgcagcaccgacaCGCCGGGCCATGGGCTCCAAGAAGGTTCGGcgcatcctcttcttcctcctcgtcgtcccgttcttcttcccactcctccggctctccggcgctgctcggcgtcaaggctgAGCCcgcggcgcactcgcagcgccggcatcgtcatcaacgagggcggccggcgcgccccctcgtcggctcctccgcgcttcgtcaagccgaagacggagccgggcctggcgccggtgaagacggagccgggcctgccgccggtgaagacggagccgggtctggcgccggtgaaggccgagttcgccggcgacggcgacgccgccctcgaatgggcgcgccaggactccattgcgatggagaaggcgcgccgcGAGAAGGAGAAGGAGTGCCAGCGCGCCGCCCTATGCCGCTTTGAGGTGCGCCAACGCGGCCGCGAGGAAGGCGGGGTCGTCGTCCTTTGCGACAGCAGCGACGACGATGACGCGCCGCCGCCTGTTCGCCATGGCGACGCCgagcaggggtccagcaggggcgcccgcgtcaaggagaagaaggccgacgacgacgatggcggcgacgacttccccctttctttttttagattaggttaatataatgtttggacgaatttcgccgaaatttgccatgtttgaccgaaatttaactagttttatcataacttcgccgaactttctttttttttgttttttaatacgcgcctgggggcggccctggggccgacggctggggaccgACTCGCCCCAGGGCCATTTTTTGTGCCGGCTCACCCtcaggcggcgcttttagacgccccctggggggccaacggctggagatgccttTAAGAGCCGAATAGGAAAAAGGGAATAAGCTAGCTCACTAACATAGTTGTACTTCGATAACTTAACCAACAGCTTAATATTCCAAGGCCAACATTATATAGGCTTGATATTTGTTTATCTAACATCACATAGGTTCTTAACCCGTTACTTGCATACACTACTAGGAAATGCCTTATAGGTAGAAGATTAACAATAGTGTGGTGTTATCAATAGGCCGCGCTACTGTTATTTAGTAGTAGTGCGGGCGTAGATCACACGCTGCAGGTTTGTGTGGGTCGAGGTTGGAGGAGTTGAACAGACCCATGTAGATAAACACTAATGTGCGATATCGAGGTTGGAGGAGTTGATCTCCGAGTTTCCAACAAGGTTAGTTGTTTGTGAAATTCTGTTCAAATGTAGTGTACACCTTTTTAGCAAGATATTACGCTCCAAATATTTATTTTTGTTTCACTTCATGTCATAAGTTATTTTGGCTGATAACATATCTGAATTGTAACCAATTTTATTGCTTACTAGATTAATATGCTTTACCTCACCCTGCATGACCGCAGCAAAACATGCCATTGATACCCTTCAGTATATCTTACTCCCCTTTTGATAAAGAGTGTTTTTATTGGCTTATATTGTACATCAGTGAAATACAAACATAATAAACATACACTCGGCTTGTGCATgattaggatgcacacaaccaataaCAAAGCACCCACATAAATGATCACAACGGGCCAAAGTTGTGCCTAGGCGGagtaaaaagagaaagaaagagaacaGGGCGACGGTGATCCACACAGAGCAACTACTAAGCTATCTTATTTCTATAGCTAGCCACGATTCTTAAGAAGTTTCAAACTTTGAAAATACTCTCGACTTATAGTACTAGAAGCATTCCTAAGGAAATGACCAGATCAAGAACTTAGGACAATAGGACATTGGGGTTGCCGCCGGAGTCCTTGGCATTTCTGCCAGCTGCTACTGGTTTGAACTTGCACAGGCACGTGTGCCTTGCAAGTTGCGAGGTTCCATTCTTGGAACTCGCTGTCAGTATCTTGCAGCAGTGGTTGCAAGCCGCAAATGTCAAAACCTTCCCGTTGATGTCGAGCGCATATATCTTGGTGAAGTAATCCCAAACATCTGAGATCTTTTTGCGCTTTCTCGACTGCCCATAGTCAGTGATTGGAGGGTCGCCTCTTCCTGCACCACAGTTTCCCGTATCTAGCGATCCCAATGAGAAAGGAAAAGAAAGATATGTTATTACTTCCACCAGCTTCGACTATAGGAGTAGCTAGCAATTTCAAACCATAGGAGTCAGCCTAATAAGATGCAGTAATAATATTGTAGTGTTTTTGTTCAGTTTTTTCTGCTTCTCTTGTATGGCTTATGCCTTGATTGTatttcctccgtcccataatataaaagcattTTTGACACTGcaccatcccataatataagagcatttttgacactaatgcagtgtaaaaaatgctcttatatatATTATGAAACAAAGAGAGTATTATTTTGAGCAGAGTCTGTCCCACAGGCTTGTTCACAGAACAATTCTCAGACCTTGGGGTTTGGTTTTGCAATATATAAGCAGGTAGACCGTGGCCTACCTTCTTACAAAAAAAATGCAGTACTGTTTTTCTAGCTAAGTTTCTCAATCGATCTCTACGTATGAGACTAACTCGAGCTTACCTGCGGAGTTGTCAGGATCAGAGTCACTGAACAAGAGGTTTCCAAGTTGTTCAATGTAAGACTTTAATCTTGGGTCAGAATGGTGCTTCGGGTAATAGTGCATTGGCCTGGATCCTGGATGTGGTGAATTGAGTGAAGTGTCCTCGCTTGGAGCTCCGAATTCGTGATCATTGTGGTGTCCTGCATCACAAACAGGATTTTAAATAGCACACAAGATTTCTAGAACTGAAGAAGCTATCTAATATTGTAGATGCAAATGCATAGCAGATTAACAACTCCACAAAATAATAGAGAACATAGGAAATTCTTCCAACAAGACGGAAACATCAATAGATTTCATTTAAGTAGGTGCTAGTTCTGAACTATAGTACTACCCCATATATATACAAGAGAAAAATAATGTTATTCAGTTACCACTGCATGCTCCTCGATGGCATCCTaggcatttggggttgtcttcgtAGTCGGGTGAGTCTGTCTCGAATACATGGCACAGGACTAAACCATCCTACATCGATTAAGCGACGGATTAAACATTTGGAATACATCCCACTAGAAAGATTTTGGGCACAAAGAACTAACATGATACGTTATGAGGATTACTACATGCTACTccatctgtttctaaatataagtcttttgagagatttcaatacaaactacatacgaatgtgtacagacatattttagagtgtagattcactcactttgcttcgTATGCAGTCCATATTAAAATacctaaaaagacttgtatttaggaacgaaaAGAGTAGAATGCGACCCCAATTTTACATACATGGAGAAATGAATTTCCGTCATTCCATGAATAGTAGGCGTTCATGATCCAGTTGGTCTTGGCGCCCGTGTGCTGGTGGAACTTCATAGTCTTCTTGACCCCAAAACCCCGTTGTGTTCCGTCCAGATCATCGTGTCGCGTGCGTGTTTTTGTCAAAAACCCATTTGTTGTAGGGAGATGACGAAAGGAGGCAAAGAANNNNNNNNNNNNNNNNNNNNNNNNNNNNNNNNNNNNNNNNNNNNNNNNNNNNNNNNNNNNNNNNNNNNNNNNNNNNNNNNNNNNNNNNNNNNNNNNNNNNNNNNNNNNNNNNNNNNNNNNNNNNNNNNNNNNNNNNNNNNNNNNNNNNNNNNNNNNNNNNNNNNNNNNNNNNNNNNNNNNNNNNNNNNNNNNNNNNNNNNNNNNNNNNNNNNNNNNNNNNNNNNNNNNNNNNNNNNNNNNNNNNNNNNNNNNNNNNNNNNNNNNNNNNNNNNNNNACACCTAGGTGTCCGGACACCTTGATTGTTTTAGGTATGTACAGCCGCACAATGAatgtttgatttgtttcttaatTATTCTTCATGCAAGACTTTCCATGTTTACATTTTATTTTCGTTTTTAACTATTAGGCATGCAAGACTTGCCATACAATAAATCAAAGTaatattttattttcttctgaacTACTATGAGTATCTAATACGCGTATTTTTGTTTCCTAACTATCTAATACGGGTATctaatacttagtaataaaattATGTGCATACGCGGGTATATATACCCAGTAAATTATTCTCTGAGCTATTACGTTCTATTTTTAACTATTTAATATGAGTATTTAATACCTATTAACGAAATTATGTACATATTGGGTACGTATATACCCAATAATTTATGTAAATATATGGGTATTTAATACCTACTAACGATTGCATAAAAAAAATACCTACTAACGATATCATGTACAAATACAGGTATCTAATGCCTACTCATGTAATTATGTACACATGAGGGTACGTATATACCCAATAATTTATTTTTAGAACTatttatgttttattttattttttaactaTCTAATACGGGTATGCAATACCTACTACCAAAATTATGTGCATTCTCAGAGTGCGTATATATCCAATGAAATCTTGCGTCATACGTACCCATTCCTAATTTGATCTGTTATACAAGGGCAAAATACATGCTATATAAGAAAGTAATAAATATCGACCTACATATTAGTACCCTGCCTTTTTATCACGTGACATGTATGCATGGGACGGTCCACGAATTAAAGCCTGCTAAATTAACTAGCAATTGATGCATTTTTATTGGTTTCCAAATCAATCGCTGAACACGATCCAACGATGAAGAGgcaaggtgcccaggcacctaggtgtccTAAACTGgcgtatgtacgtgtagtatgtagtatataacaatgtttATGTAGTATAGATACTACTTTT
Proteins encoded in this window:
- the LOC123060968 gene encoding uncharacterized protein, with the protein product MNVYYYCLHGSVQHGLVLCHVFETDSTDYDDTPKCISVGCHPGSCNGNHSGQAFGAPSSNALSNSTHPGLNSYIAELGNLLLGDPGDHDNSADTANSSATAGAPPKADHGLSKKRKKTSDVWDYFTKIFARDINGKVLTFAACNHCCKILTGSSKGGTTHLARHACPCKLKPVEAGRNAKDS
- the LOC123061089 gene encoding uncharacterized protein, with the translated sequence MKFHQHTGAKTNWIMNAYYSWNDGNSFLHDGLVLCHVFETDSPDYEDNPKCLGCHRGACSGHHNDHEFGAPSEDTSLNSPHPGSRPMHYYPKHHSDPRLKSYIEQLGNLLFSDSDPDNSADTGNCGAGRGDPPITDYGQSRKRKKISDVWDYFTKIYALDINGKVLTFAACNHCCKILTASSKNGTSQLARHTCLCKFKPVAAGRNAKDSGGNPNVLLS